One window of the Eucalyptus grandis isolate ANBG69807.140 chromosome 6, ASM1654582v1, whole genome shotgun sequence genome contains the following:
- the LOC120294616 gene encoding DNA topoisomerase 2-binding protein 1-like isoform X3, with protein sequence MMKTKPFQGASVFMSRNLVPPELFDTLHDALKLNGADVFLCCDPSRNGPSDFHEKFEDLRAKGCKLVGPQCVVSCAKERRPLPQKGYTCCLAMEGVKVLASGFEVDEKAEIEKLVTSMGGILQSKTLADVSFVIAKNVLAAKYKWALNVLKKPVVTINWLYQCRNEHRVVPQESYRVLPFSGLTISVTGIPADARKEIQKSLTQNGGKYSAELTRKCTHLIAEAPEGDKYKVAKRWGHIHIVNRKWFDQSTSRKACLNEESYPVQGSSMSSVKTASSQQNQDRVIGSSQSLPSSIVGDRDFHSISATDHADPDLETTLSQNVSSMFVDPHVLGKEDSGEVPAVQSNGEVNHDGCVAADSENEDNDLYLSECRLTLVGFESSELRNLVNMVRRGGASRYTTLNERLTHVVVGLPSESEKKEVRSIASMGLINVVRRGWLEDCDREKKEVPVLQKHIALDLLVPKGSICFSKGPAINAISMNQGSSNCAPPKIPADQMLSNSNGEVRVSFDKREQERITNGRTSLEGVAKPSELNVSHPISNEDKVPKKTWSNCITQDGKASSVFKGRTFHFSNTFPEDRRDEIIEWVNQGGGAVVGDHETQNVHFMIECHGVKPKDHITGTIYVSSHWIRCCLEDGYLLDVDSHVLYSPLPCRVPLPGFESLRFCVSQYEEKDRLLLRNLCFTLGAKFVLKLTRKVTHLLCKFRNGQKYEAACKWGIKSVTCDWIYECVRQNKLIPSEQFCPKEVSEQEAGLCAMTQFPSQIVQTISGDHPSQFPSQSQDMRITQNQNRHRFSWEEIDNSSSSKKARVTPDNAPKDLCSFREHLSYPTNNSDCSKGEKLNNSGEAADAVPDVAAAIEDLLEQTSKIHDLKSPVRIACDRGVSFLSGQEHSGPPTVVGLSKQWINRSQKNENICNPSVNANALDGFSETQTDSQVVGYEEDLSGRQMIIDRVRTQSSMS encoded by the exons ATGATGAAGACGAAGCCGTTCCAGGGAGCGAGCGTGTTCATGTCGAGGAACCTGGTCCCGCCCGAGCTGTTCGACACCCTCCACGACGCGCTCAAGCTCAACGGGGCCGACGTCTTCCTCTGCTGCGATCCGTCCAGGAACGGGCCCTCCGATTTCCAC GAGAAGTTCGAGGATCTTCGGGCGAAGGGGTGTAAGCTAGTCG GTCCGCAGTGCGTGGTTTCGTGTGCGAAAGAACGGAGACCTCTGCCTCAAAAGGGGTATACTTGCTGTCTTGCGATGGAAGGTGTCAAAGTCCTTGCTTCTGGTTTTGAGGTGGATGAGAAG GCTGAGATTGAGAAATTGGTAACTTCAATGGGGGGAATTCTACAGTCTAAAACTTTGGCTGATGTTAGCTTCGTAATTGCGAAGAATGTTTTGGCTGCAAAATACAAG TGGGCTTTAAATGTTCTGAAGAAACCTGTCGTCACCATTAATTGGTTATACCAATGCCGTAATGAGCACCGTGTGGTACCTCAGGAGTCTTACAGAGTTCTTCCATTTTCTGGATTGACAATATCCGTCACTGGAATTCCTGCAG ATGCGCGGAAGGAGATTCAGAAGTCTCTCACACAAAATGGTGGGAAATATTCTGCAGAATTGACCAGGAAGTGCACTCATTTAATTGCAGAA GCTCCAGAAGGTGATAAGTACAAGGTTGCTAAAAGATGGGGTCACATTCATATTGTGAATCGCAAATGGTTTGATCAATCAACTTCCAGGAAAG CATGTCTTAATGAGGAGTCCTATCCTGTTCAGGGTAGTTCCATGTCTTCAGTGAAAACTGCAAGTAGTCAGCAAAATCAGGACAGAGTTATTGGAAGTTCACAGTCTCTCCCCTCTTCAATAGTTGGAGATCGGGACTTCCATTCCATTTCAGCTACTGACCATGCCGATCCAGATTTAGAAACTACTCTCTCACAGAATGTGTCTTCAATGTTTGTGGATCCCCATGTCCTTGGAAAAGAGGATAGTGGTGAAGTGCCAGCTGTGCAATCCAATGGTGAAGTGAATCATGATGGTTGTGTTGCTGCAGACTCtgaaaatgaagacaatgacCTGTATTTGTCAGAATGTAGGTTAACGCTAGTTGGGTTTGAGTCTTCTGAATTGCGTAATCTAGTCAATATGGTGCGGAGAGGAGGAGCCTCTCGGTATACAACTCTAAACGAAAGATTGACGCACGTTGTAGTTGGATTACCTTCAGAAAG CGAGAAAAAGGAGGTAAGAAGCATTGCCTCAATGGGTCTTATAAATGTGGTGCGAAGAGGCTGGCTTGAAGATTGCGACCGTGAAAAGAAGGAAGTCCCTGTCTTGCAGAAGCACATTGCCCTTGATCTACTCGTCCCAAAAG GATCCATATGCTTCAGCAAGGGACCTGCCATCAATGCAATTAGCATGAACCAGGGAAGCAGTAACTGTGCTCCACCTAAAATTCCTGCTGATCAGATGTTGAGTAATTCTAATGGGGAAGTTAGAGTATCATTTGATAAACGCGAGCAGGAGCGAATTACCAACGGCAGAACCAGTCTTGAAGGAGTAGCAAAACCATCAGAGCTTAACGTTTCTCATCCCATAAGTAATGAGGATAAAGTCCCTAAGAAGACGTGGAGTAACTGTATTACTCAGGATGGGAAGGCATCTAGTGTGTTTAAGGGGAGAACTTTTCATTTCTCCAACACCTTTCCTGAAGATAGG CGTGATGAAATTATTGAATGGGTAAATCAAGGAGGAGGTGCAGTGGTGGGTGATCACGAAACACAGAATGTTCATTTCATGATTGAGTGTCATGGCGTAAAGCCCAAAGACCATATCACCGGAACTATTTATGTGTCCAGCCACTGGATTCGGTGTTGTTTAGAG GATGGATATTTGCTGGATGTTGATAGTCATGTCCTCTATTCTCCACTTCCCTGTCGGGTTCCTCTTCCAGGGTTTGAGAGTCTCCGCTTTTGTGTTTCCCAGTATGAAGAGAAGGATCGACTTTTACTAAGAAATTTGTGTTTTACTCTGGGAGCTAAGTTTGTGTTAAAGCTGACTAGAAAAGTCACGCATCTATTGTGCAAGTTCAGAAATGGGCAAAAGTATGAGGCAGCGTGTAAATGGGGTATAAAGTCAGTCACATGTGATTGGATATATGAGTGTGTTAGGCAG AACAAGCTTATACCTTCTGAGCAATTTTGCCCGAAAGAAGTTTCTGAACAAGAAGCAGGATTATGTGCTATGACCCAGTTTCCTTCACAGATTGTCCAAACAATATCTGGAGATCATCCATCACAGTTTCCAAGTCAATCTCAAGACATGAGAATTACCCAGAATCAGAACCGACACAGGTTCTCTTGGGAAGAAATTGACAACTCAAGTTCTAGTAAAAAGGCAAGAGTCACTCCAGACAATGCCCCCAAAGATTTGTGCTCATTTAGAGAACATCTTAGTTACCCTACCAACAACAGTGATTGCAGTAAAGGGGAGAAATTGAATAATTCTGGGGAAGCTGCAGATGCTGTTCCTGATGTTGCTGCAGCTATTGAGGATTTGCTGGAGCAAACAAGCAAG ATTCATGATCTGAAGTCTCCAGTGAGGATTGCGTGTGATAGAGGTGTCTCCTTTCTATCAG GCCAAGAGCATTCAGGGCCTCCTACAGTAGTTGGATTGTCCAAGCAATGGATAAACAG GAGCCAGAAGAATGAGAATATCTGCAACCCTTCTGTTAATGCAAACGCCCTTGATGGTTTTAGTGAGACACAAACTGATTCTCAG GTAGTTGGTTATGAGGAAGATTTGTCAGGTCGGCAAATGATTATAGATCGAGTTCGAACACAAAGCAGCATGAGCTAA
- the LOC120294616 gene encoding DNA topoisomerase 2-binding protein 1-like isoform X2, which translates to MSFIISDARKEIQKSLTQNGGKYSAELTRKCTHLIAEAPEGDKYKVAKRWGHIHIVNRKWFDQSTSRKACLNEESYPVQGSSMSSVKTASSQQNQDRVIGSSQSLPSSIVGDRDFHSISATDHADPDLETTLSQNVSSMFVDPHVLGKEDSGEVPAVQSNGEVNHDGCVAADSENEDNDLYLSECRLTLVGFESSELRNLVNMVRRGGASRYTTLNERLTHVVVGLPSESEKKEVRSIASMGLINVVRRGWLEDCDREKKEVPVLQKHIALDLLVPKGSICFSKGPAINAISMNQGSSNCAPPKIPADQMLSNSNGEVRVSFDKREQERITNGRTSLEGVAKPSELNVSHPISNEDKVPKKTWSNCITQDGKASSVFKGRTFHFSNTFPEDRRDEIIEWVNQGGGAVVGDHETQNVHFMIECHGVKPKDHITGTIYVSSHWIRCCLEDGYLLDVDSHVLYSPLPCRVPLPGFESLRFCVSQYEEKDRLLLRNLCFTLGAKFVLKLTRKVTHLLCKFRNGQKYEAACKWGIKSVTCDWIYECVRQNKLIPSEQFCPKEVSEQEAGLCAMTQFPSQIVQTISGDHPSQFPSQSQDMRITQNQNRHRFSWEEIDNSSSSKKARVTPDNAPKDLCSFREHLSYPTNNSDCSKGEKLNNSGEAADAVPDVAAAIEDLLEQTSKIHDLKSPVRIACDRGVSFLSGQEHSGPPTVVGLSKQWINRSQKNENICNPSVNANALDGFSETQTDSQVVGYEEDLSGRQMIIDRVRTQSSMS; encoded by the exons atgtcCTTCATTATCTCAGATGCGCGGAAGGAGATTCAGAAGTCTCTCACACAAAATGGTGGGAAATATTCTGCAGAATTGACCAGGAAGTGCACTCATTTAATTGCAGAA GCTCCAGAAGGTGATAAGTACAAGGTTGCTAAAAGATGGGGTCACATTCATATTGTGAATCGCAAATGGTTTGATCAATCAACTTCCAGGAAAG CATGTCTTAATGAGGAGTCCTATCCTGTTCAGGGTAGTTCCATGTCTTCAGTGAAAACTGCAAGTAGTCAGCAAAATCAGGACAGAGTTATTGGAAGTTCACAGTCTCTCCCCTCTTCAATAGTTGGAGATCGGGACTTCCATTCCATTTCAGCTACTGACCATGCCGATCCAGATTTAGAAACTACTCTCTCACAGAATGTGTCTTCAATGTTTGTGGATCCCCATGTCCTTGGAAAAGAGGATAGTGGTGAAGTGCCAGCTGTGCAATCCAATGGTGAAGTGAATCATGATGGTTGTGTTGCTGCAGACTCtgaaaatgaagacaatgacCTGTATTTGTCAGAATGTAGGTTAACGCTAGTTGGGTTTGAGTCTTCTGAATTGCGTAATCTAGTCAATATGGTGCGGAGAGGAGGAGCCTCTCGGTATACAACTCTAAACGAAAGATTGACGCACGTTGTAGTTGGATTACCTTCAGAAAG CGAGAAAAAGGAGGTAAGAAGCATTGCCTCAATGGGTCTTATAAATGTGGTGCGAAGAGGCTGGCTTGAAGATTGCGACCGTGAAAAGAAGGAAGTCCCTGTCTTGCAGAAGCACATTGCCCTTGATCTACTCGTCCCAAAAG GATCCATATGCTTCAGCAAGGGACCTGCCATCAATGCAATTAGCATGAACCAGGGAAGCAGTAACTGTGCTCCACCTAAAATTCCTGCTGATCAGATGTTGAGTAATTCTAATGGGGAAGTTAGAGTATCATTTGATAAACGCGAGCAGGAGCGAATTACCAACGGCAGAACCAGTCTTGAAGGAGTAGCAAAACCATCAGAGCTTAACGTTTCTCATCCCATAAGTAATGAGGATAAAGTCCCTAAGAAGACGTGGAGTAACTGTATTACTCAGGATGGGAAGGCATCTAGTGTGTTTAAGGGGAGAACTTTTCATTTCTCCAACACCTTTCCTGAAGATAGG CGTGATGAAATTATTGAATGGGTAAATCAAGGAGGAGGTGCAGTGGTGGGTGATCACGAAACACAGAATGTTCATTTCATGATTGAGTGTCATGGCGTAAAGCCCAAAGACCATATCACCGGAACTATTTATGTGTCCAGCCACTGGATTCGGTGTTGTTTAGAG GATGGATATTTGCTGGATGTTGATAGTCATGTCCTCTATTCTCCACTTCCCTGTCGGGTTCCTCTTCCAGGGTTTGAGAGTCTCCGCTTTTGTGTTTCCCAGTATGAAGAGAAGGATCGACTTTTACTAAGAAATTTGTGTTTTACTCTGGGAGCTAAGTTTGTGTTAAAGCTGACTAGAAAAGTCACGCATCTATTGTGCAAGTTCAGAAATGGGCAAAAGTATGAGGCAGCGTGTAAATGGGGTATAAAGTCAGTCACATGTGATTGGATATATGAGTGTGTTAGGCAG AACAAGCTTATACCTTCTGAGCAATTTTGCCCGAAAGAAGTTTCTGAACAAGAAGCAGGATTATGTGCTATGACCCAGTTTCCTTCACAGATTGTCCAAACAATATCTGGAGATCATCCATCACAGTTTCCAAGTCAATCTCAAGACATGAGAATTACCCAGAATCAGAACCGACACAGGTTCTCTTGGGAAGAAATTGACAACTCAAGTTCTAGTAAAAAGGCAAGAGTCACTCCAGACAATGCCCCCAAAGATTTGTGCTCATTTAGAGAACATCTTAGTTACCCTACCAACAACAGTGATTGCAGTAAAGGGGAGAAATTGAATAATTCTGGGGAAGCTGCAGATGCTGTTCCTGATGTTGCTGCAGCTATTGAGGATTTGCTGGAGCAAACAAGCAAG ATTCATGATCTGAAGTCTCCAGTGAGGATTGCGTGTGATAGAGGTGTCTCCTTTCTATCAG GCCAAGAGCATTCAGGGCCTCCTACAGTAGTTGGATTGTCCAAGCAATGGATAAACAG GAGCCAGAAGAATGAGAATATCTGCAACCCTTCTGTTAATGCAAACGCCCTTGATGGTTTTAGTGAGACACAAACTGATTCTCAG GTAGTTGGTTATGAGGAAGATTTGTCAGGTCGGCAAATGATTATAGATCGAGTTCGAACACAAAGCAGCATGAGCTAA
- the LOC120294616 gene encoding DNA topoisomerase 2-binding protein 1-like isoform X1, whose product MEGVKVLASGFEVDEKAEIEKLVTSMGGILQSKTLADVSFVIAKNVLAAKYKWALNVLKKPVVTINWLYQCRNEHRVVPQESYRVLPFSGLTISVTGIPADARKEIQKSLTQNGGKYSAELTRKCTHLIAEAPEGDKYKVAKRWGHIHIVNRKWFDQSTSRKACLNEESYPVQGSSMSSVKTASSQQNQDRVIGSSQSLPSSIVGDRDFHSISATDHADPDLETTLSQNVSSMFVDPHVLGKEDSGEVPAVQSNGEVNHDGCVAADSENEDNDLYLSECRLTLVGFESSELRNLVNMVRRGGASRYTTLNERLTHVVVGLPSESEKKEVRSIASMGLINVVRRGWLEDCDREKKEVPVLQKHIALDLLVPKGSICFSKGPAINAISMNQGSSNCAPPKIPADQMLSNSNGEVRVSFDKREQERITNGRTSLEGVAKPSELNVSHPISNEDKVPKKTWSNCITQDGKASSVFKGRTFHFSNTFPEDRRDEIIEWVNQGGGAVVGDHETQNVHFMIECHGVKPKDHITGTIYVSSHWIRCCLEDGYLLDVDSHVLYSPLPCRVPLPGFESLRFCVSQYEEKDRLLLRNLCFTLGAKFVLKLTRKVTHLLCKFRNGQKYEAACKWGIKSVTCDWIYECVRQNKLIPSEQFCPKEVSEQEAGLCAMTQFPSQIVQTISGDHPSQFPSQSQDMRITQNQNRHRFSWEEIDNSSSSKKARVTPDNAPKDLCSFREHLSYPTNNSDCSKGEKLNNSGEAADAVPDVAAAIEDLLEQTSKIHDLKSPVRIACDRGQEHSGPPTVVGLSKQWINRSQKNENICNPSVNANALDGFSETQTDSQVVGYEEDLSGRQMIIDRVRTQSSMS is encoded by the exons ATGGAAGGTGTCAAAGTCCTTGCTTCTGGTTTTGAGGTGGATGAGAAG GCTGAGATTGAGAAATTGGTAACTTCAATGGGGGGAATTCTACAGTCTAAAACTTTGGCTGATGTTAGCTTCGTAATTGCGAAGAATGTTTTGGCTGCAAAATACAAG TGGGCTTTAAATGTTCTGAAGAAACCTGTCGTCACCATTAATTGGTTATACCAATGCCGTAATGAGCACCGTGTGGTACCTCAGGAGTCTTACAGAGTTCTTCCATTTTCTGGATTGACAATATCCGTCACTGGAATTCCTGCAG ATGCGCGGAAGGAGATTCAGAAGTCTCTCACACAAAATGGTGGGAAATATTCTGCAGAATTGACCAGGAAGTGCACTCATTTAATTGCAGAA GCTCCAGAAGGTGATAAGTACAAGGTTGCTAAAAGATGGGGTCACATTCATATTGTGAATCGCAAATGGTTTGATCAATCAACTTCCAGGAAAG CATGTCTTAATGAGGAGTCCTATCCTGTTCAGGGTAGTTCCATGTCTTCAGTGAAAACTGCAAGTAGTCAGCAAAATCAGGACAGAGTTATTGGAAGTTCACAGTCTCTCCCCTCTTCAATAGTTGGAGATCGGGACTTCCATTCCATTTCAGCTACTGACCATGCCGATCCAGATTTAGAAACTACTCTCTCACAGAATGTGTCTTCAATGTTTGTGGATCCCCATGTCCTTGGAAAAGAGGATAGTGGTGAAGTGCCAGCTGTGCAATCCAATGGTGAAGTGAATCATGATGGTTGTGTTGCTGCAGACTCtgaaaatgaagacaatgacCTGTATTTGTCAGAATGTAGGTTAACGCTAGTTGGGTTTGAGTCTTCTGAATTGCGTAATCTAGTCAATATGGTGCGGAGAGGAGGAGCCTCTCGGTATACAACTCTAAACGAAAGATTGACGCACGTTGTAGTTGGATTACCTTCAGAAAG CGAGAAAAAGGAGGTAAGAAGCATTGCCTCAATGGGTCTTATAAATGTGGTGCGAAGAGGCTGGCTTGAAGATTGCGACCGTGAAAAGAAGGAAGTCCCTGTCTTGCAGAAGCACATTGCCCTTGATCTACTCGTCCCAAAAG GATCCATATGCTTCAGCAAGGGACCTGCCATCAATGCAATTAGCATGAACCAGGGAAGCAGTAACTGTGCTCCACCTAAAATTCCTGCTGATCAGATGTTGAGTAATTCTAATGGGGAAGTTAGAGTATCATTTGATAAACGCGAGCAGGAGCGAATTACCAACGGCAGAACCAGTCTTGAAGGAGTAGCAAAACCATCAGAGCTTAACGTTTCTCATCCCATAAGTAATGAGGATAAAGTCCCTAAGAAGACGTGGAGTAACTGTATTACTCAGGATGGGAAGGCATCTAGTGTGTTTAAGGGGAGAACTTTTCATTTCTCCAACACCTTTCCTGAAGATAGG CGTGATGAAATTATTGAATGGGTAAATCAAGGAGGAGGTGCAGTGGTGGGTGATCACGAAACACAGAATGTTCATTTCATGATTGAGTGTCATGGCGTAAAGCCCAAAGACCATATCACCGGAACTATTTATGTGTCCAGCCACTGGATTCGGTGTTGTTTAGAG GATGGATATTTGCTGGATGTTGATAGTCATGTCCTCTATTCTCCACTTCCCTGTCGGGTTCCTCTTCCAGGGTTTGAGAGTCTCCGCTTTTGTGTTTCCCAGTATGAAGAGAAGGATCGACTTTTACTAAGAAATTTGTGTTTTACTCTGGGAGCTAAGTTTGTGTTAAAGCTGACTAGAAAAGTCACGCATCTATTGTGCAAGTTCAGAAATGGGCAAAAGTATGAGGCAGCGTGTAAATGGGGTATAAAGTCAGTCACATGTGATTGGATATATGAGTGTGTTAGGCAG AACAAGCTTATACCTTCTGAGCAATTTTGCCCGAAAGAAGTTTCTGAACAAGAAGCAGGATTATGTGCTATGACCCAGTTTCCTTCACAGATTGTCCAAACAATATCTGGAGATCATCCATCACAGTTTCCAAGTCAATCTCAAGACATGAGAATTACCCAGAATCAGAACCGACACAGGTTCTCTTGGGAAGAAATTGACAACTCAAGTTCTAGTAAAAAGGCAAGAGTCACTCCAGACAATGCCCCCAAAGATTTGTGCTCATTTAGAGAACATCTTAGTTACCCTACCAACAACAGTGATTGCAGTAAAGGGGAGAAATTGAATAATTCTGGGGAAGCTGCAGATGCTGTTCCTGATGTTGCTGCAGCTATTGAGGATTTGCTGGAGCAAACAAGCAAG ATTCATGATCTGAAGTCTCCAGTGAGGATTGCGTGTGATAGAG GCCAAGAGCATTCAGGGCCTCCTACAGTAGTTGGATTGTCCAAGCAATGGATAAACAG GAGCCAGAAGAATGAGAATATCTGCAACCCTTCTGTTAATGCAAACGCCCTTGATGGTTTTAGTGAGACACAAACTGATTCTCAG GTAGTTGGTTATGAGGAAGATTTGTCAGGTCGGCAAATGATTATAGATCGAGTTCGAACACAAAGCAGCATGAGCTAA
- the LOC120294522 gene encoding receptor-like protein 43, translated as MLLQNLTKLRVLILDGLNMSGIDVSCLMNLSISLEVLSLSSCKLRGMLAANIFLLPKLTCLNLSDNKELAGYLPESTWNSFLKVLDLSSTGFPGALPESVGDLHSLEILWLYQYLDLSDNILSLSNSKNVDHVLPNLSKVSLSGCNITVIPAFLRNLTTVEYIDPLRDIIHSDIPPWMWDVGTESLSYLNLSHNFLTSFEQVPWEILVVLDLDSNLIQGLFLPQSLPNSVLIFLLARNQVTGHIPGSICEMKGLQILDFSHNNFAGTIPHCLGNLSESLLVLDQQENGFSGRVSLTFGKDAALKSFYLNENKFEGLLPRSVINCKQLEELDLSGNKLNDTFPKWLEILPSLRVLLRILDVSSNELTGPLPNAYFVNLKAMMSTDQDGSELPYMDQGYCQDSMSAIMKGLDTYLPKILVIRTTIDQSSNKFQGMITDVIGELNKKS; from the exons ATGCTGCTTCAAAACCTGACCAAGTTAAGAGTCCTCATTCTCGATGGGTTAAACATGTCTGGCATTGACGTGAGTTGCTTAATGaatctctccatctctctcgaAGTCCTCAGCCTCAGTTCCTGTAAATTGCGTGGCATGTTAGCAgcaaacattttccttttgccaaagCTGACGTGTCTCAATTTATCAGACAACAAGGAACTTGCGGGTTACCTACCCGAGTCAACTTGGAATAGCTTTTTGAAGGTTTTGGACTTGTCCTCGACAGGCTTCCCTGGAGCATTACCAGAGTCCGTTGGCGACCTGCATTCTCTGGAGATACTCTGGCTATACCAGT ATCTGGATCTTTCGGACAACATTTTGTCACTGAGCAATAGCAAAAATGTCGATCATGTCTTGCCGAACCTTTCAAAAGTCAGTCTTTCTGGGTGTAACATTACTGTAATCCCTGCATTCTTGAGAAATTTAACCACCGTGGAGTATATAGACCCGTTGCGCGACATAATCCACAGTGATATCCCACCATGGATGTGGGATGTTGGGACTGAGTCATtgtcttatctcaatttatctcacaaCTTCCTCACTAGCTTCGAACAAGTTCCATGGGAAATTCTCGTAGTCCTTGACCTGGATTCGAACTTGATCCAAGGGTTGTTTCTACCTCAATCACTCCCGAACTCGGTTCTCATCTTCTTGctggctagaaatcaagtgacTGGCCATATCCCTGGCTCTATTTGTGAAATGAAGGGCCTACAAATTCTCGATTTCTCTCACAACAATTTCGCTGGAACAATCCCTCATTGTCTAGGGAACCTCAGCGAGAGCCTTTTAGTGTTGGACCAGCAAGAAAATGGATTTTCCGGCAGGGTCTCACTCACATTCGGCAAAGATGCTGCTCTGAAAAGTTTTTACCTCAATGAAAACAAATTTGAAGGCCTGTTGCCGCGCTCTGTAATCAATTGCAAGCAACTTGAAGAGCTGGATCTCAGTGGAAACAAGTTGAACGACACTTTCCCAAAATGGTTGGAAATACTTCCTAGCCTGCGGGTCTTG CTGCGCATTCTCGACGTATCCTCCAATGAGCTCACCGGTCCTTTGCCCAACGCCTACTTTGTAAATCTAAAAGCGATGATGTCGACTGATCAGGATGGATCGGAGTTGCCATACATGGACCAGGGTTACTGCCAGGATTCCATGAGTGCGATAATGAAAGGACTTGACACGTATCTCCCTAAAATCCTAGTGATCCGGACGACTATTGATCAATCAAGCAACAAGTTCCAAGGAATGATTACGGACGTAATAGGAGAGCTAAACAAGAAGAGTTGA